CTGATTTGGTTAAAGCAGAACACCATGTTAACTTGATACGCATAGGTAACTCTGATGAACCAGCTTTACATAGATACTCTGAAAAGAACTTTCAATCATCAGACTTTTTTGTTGattgtattaaaaatgaacTTCAGGTACTTCTCAAACAAAAGGAAGATTATCAGCATTTTCAAAAATCCTTGTCTCCTTTGTTAGcttatgaattttttgtttatccAATTTCACATGATCaaattgatgaaaatgataAGAAAATTGCTTCATATAATGCAGCACTTTTTCTCCATAACTTAATTGTTAATGTTAAGCAACTGACTgagtttttaaatgataaagatATTGATGAATTTGAGAAGTTAAAAACAGTTTGGGATGATATGATGTCAGAAGAgtctaaaaaaatcttgaatgaAAGTGATATTCAAAATCTGTGGAATGGTATAAAGCACTATAATGATAAAATGGACTTTTGTGATGtgattctaaattttattaatggaGTCAAACCTCTTCCTAAGTGTTCCTtcaataattattgtaataacaTGGTATGCAGTAAAACTATTTCATTATGCTATGAACATAAGTGCAAGCATGAATCTTGTTGCTCAGCTCATCTTGAAAGCCATTTACTATGCAAGGAACATGCTTGTCAAGCATATGAATGTAAAATGGTCAAATTATCATCGCCACAAGTTTTTTGTAAAGAGCATGCTTGTTTTGtatgccttaaaaaaaatttggttgcAAATAAATGCATTGATTCCCCTCCACGGAACTCTTGTCTCGATCACCCACTGTgtacttttaaagaaaataatcagAATACTTCTTGTGTGAGTTTAGCTTTAAGTGGCAAATTTTATTGCAAAGATCACATAAATAAAGTATGCTCACTAAAAGAGTGTAACCAATTTGCTTTTTCTCATTTAGAAAGCAATTTTGGCAATGTTCCATTATGTCACAATCATAAATGGAAATTTGAATCTAGTAATGTTACTTATCTTGAAAATAGTATAATGCCTGAGAAGCTTGTTTTTCATGTAGCAAATTGTAACTTTGTCAAAATACCACCACAGGTTTTCTGTAAAGAGCATGCTTGCTTCatatgtttaaaagaaaatttggtATCATGTAGCATAGATATTGCTCCTCGAAACACATGCTCAAAACATctattgtgtgtatatatgaATCAAAACAAACCTTGCATGAATTTAGCTCTGTCCAATGCCATTTTTTGTGAGAGCCACTATCTTAAATATTGCTTAACAAGTAACTGTAAAAAAGTTGCATTATCGCAATATGAACCATACTGTGAGACACATAAAccaaaatgcatttttaagaGAAGAAACGGCGAAAAATGTGACAGTGATTGCATAAAGGGGTTTGCATATTGTTATGATCATGTTAAATTGTGTAGTGCTTCCCCTACCTCCATTATTGAATCTAACTTAAATGATCAAACtcaacaaattaataatattcaatatgATGGAAGTGTTAATGCCACAatgaaaagtaaaattaaaattagtttaatagaTGCTACTAATAAAGTGGATCATAAGCACATTGTTAGTGAAATGAAAGATGGCTTAAGTTTAGCATCACAAAATGAAGTCCATTATGAAGTTCCCAAAAACTGCTTagctctaaatataaaaaaggagCAATGCAAAGAAATGAAAAAGCAAGATCACGAGTATTTTTCAGATCATGTTAAGAAATATTATGCTTTACCTATAAATAATCATATTAACTCAAAAGTTGAGCAAACTGATAAAAGtaccatttttttaacagaaaatgcaaataaaagtgaaataaatacACACAAAGCTTATATTTCTTTAGTTACTAATGGAAAATATGAAGAAGATAAAGATAATGTAGAAAAGTTTAatacagaatttaaaaaaaagggtagtaaaaatcataaagaaaataaagtcaaggaactttttgaaataaataacgagtttaaagaattttataataagaaacaTGAAGAAAATATTACTAAGAAGCTTGAAGAAATAGGTAAGAACTATTTTTCAGATAACTTAGGTAGAAATGATGACAGCGTTGACACTGAAGTTAATACTGATGAGCTTTTCATTGAagaaagttttgataaaattgaataTGATGATGATATAAATGATGAGCCAGCCAATTATCAACATTTGCGAGATGTATACTTTGAAGATGAAAAAGATGATAATGAAATTGAAGAAGAAGAAACCCCTCAAATTAATCAAGTTGAATCAAACAAAACTAATGAGATAAAACCTTTATTACCACCTGAAAAATGGAGTTGGGAAATGAGTTTAGAGGATAGATGGCATCAATGTAAGCTTTTAGAAAAAgagttttcttttttgcttttgaaGTTAGaagaaattagaaattttaaaattaaaattctcagaaaaaattattatgaggAAAAAATGAAGGCAAAGACACGAGTTTATGAAAGAAAAGCAGTCATTGGAGGTACAATTGTTGGCTGTATTGCTCGTCTTGAAGCAATTCGTAGCACAAAGCCGTTTGCAATTCTTGTTGAAGAAGCTTCTGAGGTTTTAGAACCATTAGTATTTTCATGTTTGACAGATACAACATGCAAGTAAGAAATGATTGGAGATCACTTACAATTAAAACCCTCTGtaatgtcaaaaattatgtTTGAACGCAAAAACAAgtaagatgttactttttaatcattcagttttattttactacataatatacatgtatacaatttataacaaaatcagTATAGTATATGTGCCTTTTATAtgtattagttatatatatgacAAGTTAGTAATGCTTGATTTAAGTCTTACAGTTGTGTGTACATATGTTCATTTGTATGTAGTTTAATGTTTTTGagtgtttaatgttttaagatagttaaaataaatttttttattttatgtaacatttttttttttattattatttttagatgatCTTTAGATATATAAaccagagaaacaagttaaataataattgcattactttgattttttttttgattataatgaatgagaaattaaagtttatattaaatataactctTTCTCTTATAGGTGATACTAGATAGTAGCCAAATAATAACATTAGGATATATTACTTTTGATTAGGACTCTTAGTCCATTCTGTGActtgaaattaagtttttattagtatgtatgtatgtatgtatgtatgtatgtatgtatgtatgtatgtatgtatgtatgtatgtatgtatgtatgtatgtatgtatgtatgtatgtatgtatgtatgtatgtatgtatgtatgtatgtatgtatgtatgtatgtatgtatgtatgtatgtatgtatgtatgtatgtatgtatgtatgtatgtatgtatgtatgtatgtatgtatgtatgtatgtatgtatgtatgtatgtatgtatgtatgtatgtatgtatgtatgtatgtatgtatgtatgtatgtatgtatgtatgtatgtatgtatgtatgtatgtatgtatgtatgtatgtatgtatgtatgtatgtatgtatgtatgtatgtat
The nucleotide sequence above comes from Hydra vulgaris chromosome 09, alternate assembly HydraT2T_AEP. Encoded proteins:
- the LOC136084819 gene encoding uncharacterized protein LOC136084819, which codes for MKSGRGSGEDRRRQRGRENGKTGNRYRGENVLRDGWNMQKGEESMQREGESRHRVGGIRLEEVSKNHNGANWLCNHCFFDNFPSHKICHKCKVPKLLFSGNSSSILGTAVDNSTSASENYSSGNLLNIQKNYATKGAAYFRNNQNLIGNFRNSNKNSFFASNVQKNVSRGAVYNSYVDRQQISNHENKKSLNNIRNKTDCETFIRSLSRINITSQHIEDNISLIPHVWFMCWENIDQFPPKSVEIMITALAKISYSVIQSVTPSIMYCRMGVKKFLLSVRSLQDTNLVLNKVEIVFNMIKKLIGIEWKEEKEIVKNELKAMLSLSINILDAQLPDHKRVIKSIMNTLDSLEKPWSLKQIQTLKVIKNATSFVDTASESSSWQNVNVSWLAKVELFQPALLPAMKVPSNKSGGVYKDSEEYFDIVMRLWIGLTFSYGNSHLNPKCRHKFGEKECGEVMLPNKINQHGSNLYCLQTCQSPVVLHCPDSRHNKGLCVICAKKAKTELMGPAGPHASTNIYDCQVTRVKDDGRIYMNTVESRKPPYQNAIHWKSTRRLCSANLVGLIKLSNRGSCLKDDDIIIWGEVINHGEPRDEFRRREEKRLCISLSTINGTTFTDLFKEGDYLAVIDCMTFVPEHIPILKALDIQKASILPFQEGALLNIGKQKDITNFDGFSHKLNNLISESTQSLYYPKLLIAMSEMIVYLIIDQSQLDPIIRIRRDEVVAAKLRQKLTSLVSSATLDNKQLQSFAEAFVEPVHLTQGPPGTGKSYLGVVIVQALLIIQELWNSVDSTVGMRPILVLSYKNHAIDEFLTDLVKAEHHVNLIRIGNSDEPALHRYSEKNFQSSDFFVDCIKNELQVLLKQKEDYQHFQKSLSPLLAYEFFVYPISHDQIDENDKKIASYNAALFLHNLIVNVKQLTEFLNDKDIDEFEKLKTVWDDMMSEESKKILNESDIQNLWNGIKHYNDKMDFCDVILNFINGVKPLPKCSFNNYCNNMVCSKTISLCYEHKCKHESCCSAHLESHLLCKEHACQAYECKMVKLSSPQVFCKEHACFVCLKKNLVANKCIDSPPRNSCLDHPLCTFKENNQNTSCVSLALSGKFYCKDHINKVCSLKECNQFAFSHLESNFGNVPLCHNHKWKFESSNVTYLENSIMPEKLVFHVANCNFVKIPPQVFCKEHACFICLKENLVSCSIDIAPRNTCSKHLLCVYMNQNKPCMNLALSNAIFCESHYLKYCLTSNCKKVALSQYEPYCETHKPKCIFKRRNGEKCDSDCIKGFAYCYDHVKLCSASPTSIIESNLNDQTQQINNIQYDGSVNATMKSKIKISLIDATNKVDHKHIVSEMKDGLSLASQNEVHYEVPKNCLALNIKKEQCKEMKKQDHEYFSDHVKKYYALPINNHINSKVEQTDKSTIFLTENANKSEINTHKAYISLVTNGKYEEDKDNVEKFNTEFKKKGSKNHKENKVKELFEINNEFKEFYNKKHEENITKKLEEIGKNYFSDNLGRNDDSVDTEVNTDELFIEESFDKIEYDDDINDEPANYQHLRDVYFEDEKDDNEIEEEETPQINQVESNKTNEIKPLLPPEKWSWEMSLEDRWHQCKLLEKEFSFLLLKLEEIRNFKIKILRKNYYEEKMKAKTRVYERKAVIGGTIVGCIARLEAIRSTKPFAILVEEASEVLEPLVFSCLTDTTCK